GGCGCGCGATCACGATCGAGGCGGCGGATGGCGGGGTGCATTGGTCCTCGCGGCACGGCGCGTTCGCCGATCCGCGCCTGCCCGATCTCGGCTTCCGCTGGATCGGCGCGGCTGGCGGGGAAGCTGCCGATGCGGCGTGGCGCGCACACCGGCTCGCGCACGGCGTGACCGAGGGGATCGGCGAACTCGGCAGCGATCAGACGCTCTGGCTCGAATGCAATGCGCGCGAGCTGAACGGGGTCAGCTTCACCAAGGGCTGCTATGTCGGGCAGGAGAATACCGCGCGCATGAACTATCGCGCGAAAGTCAACCGCCGGCTGGTGGTGGCGCCGCTTGGCGAACCGGGCGACCGGACGCGTGCGTCGTATCCCGAACTGGGGTTGATGGTCGAGCTGCGCCGTGTCGAGGCGCTCGGCGACGCGGTGCGCCCGACGTGGCTCGAAGCCGCTTTGGCCGAGGCCACGCCGGTTGCCTAAATTCGACGCGCGTCAATAGCGCCGTTCGTCCTGAGTAACCGCCGAGTAGCCCGCAGGGCGTATCGAGGTCGTGTATCGAAGGACAAGCCCCGAGAGCGACCTGTGCTTCGATACGGGCTCTCGATACGGCTTCGCCTACTCAATCCCTACTCAGCACGAACGGCTACGGTTGCCATCAAAAGATAGGGCCAAGCGGCGGCATCCGCCACCTTGCGCATCTTCCGCGCACAAAAAAAGGGGGCCGGTTTCCCGACCCCCTCTCTTCGAACTTTCGTCCAGCTCTGGCTTAGTTGCCCGAACCCGGACCGTACGTGATTTCCACGCGACGGTTCTGCACTTCGCGAACGCCATCGGCGGTCTGAACGCGCAGATGGGCGGGGTCTTCGCCGAACGCCTGCGTGGTCATCACGGTCTCGGGGACCGAATGCGCCGACAGATAAGCCTTCACCGAGTCCGCGCGACGCTGCGACAGACCGACGTTGTACTTCGGCGTGCCCGAGCGATCGGTGAAGCCGGCCAGCATGACCTGCGCGTTGCCGCACGACTGGTACTGGCTGATGGCGTTGTCGAGGATCGACGACGCTTCTGCCGTGATGTCCGACTTGTCCCATTCGAAGAACACGATGAACGGACCAGGCGAGCAGACCACCGGAGGCGGCGGCGGCGGAGCAGTCGGCTCCGGCGGCGGCGGCGGGGGCGGAGGAGGCGGCGGCGGCGGCGGAGCAGCAGGCTCGCCGAAGTTGTACGTCAGGCCACCGAGGAGGCTGTGCGAACGATAGCGCGTCTCGTAGCTCGCGCCCTCGACACCGACCAGCTTGATGTTGTCGGCGTTGAAGAAACGATACTTGAGCGAGATATCGACATGGTCCGAAAGCGGAGCGCGAACGCCCGCGATGCCCTGCCAGGCGAAGACCGTGTCGCTGTCGTCGAGGATCGCCGCACGGTTGCCGGCGCGAACGCCCGCCATCGATACGCGCGCAACACCGACACCACCGCCGACGAAGCCCTGAACGCCATTGTCGTCACCGAAGTCGAGCAGGCCGTTGACCATGAAGCTCAGAGCCGACGTGTGGCTGTGCGGGCTGTTGTAGTTGCCCGGCCCTGCGAAACCACCGGGGGTGGTCACGAACGGGCTGTTGACCGACGAACGATAGTCGTCGCCCTTGGCGAACTTGTAAGCGACTTCGCTTTCAAGCCGGAACATGCCAAGATCGTAACCGATGACGCCATCGACGTCGTAACCGGTCTTCGTCTTGTAGGTCGAAGCCGACGGCACGTTGCCGATATCGAACTTCGAGTCTTCGACGATCATACCGCCGCCTTCGACGCCAACATACCACGACTTATCGCGGGCAAGAGCTGGCGTTGCGAGAGCAGTGGAGGCAAGCGCGATGATTACGGCTAGCTTCCGCATAGAAATCCCCTTTCATTAGGTGTCACTCGGACAGCCCAAACTCCCTAGGACGGGCTTGGTTTCCACGCAAGCGCACAAATACCTGCGACTGTTGCAGAAGCGCAACAGCCGAGGTCTTAAAGGGGTTTCCGCCGGCTTACGCGGCGATCAGCCCGTGTGTGTGCAGTGCAGCAAGAATTGCGCTGATCGCCTCTCGCGCCTCGATGTCGGCCACGGTGCCGCCAGAGGGCTCGGCGATCGTCGATTGCTGCGCTGCAACAACCTGAACACCGTCGATTTCGAGTCGCGATCCGCGCACGACGCCGACGCTCCAGCCACTCCCGTCGAACAGCGCCTCGCTCGCATCGGAGAGGTTCCAAACGCGCATGCCCGTTTTGGGT
This genomic stretch from Sphingomonas panacis harbors:
- a CDS encoding YgfZ/GcvT domain-containing protein codes for the protein MTETTPTLLATRALIRIAGDDVRGFLQGLLTQDVIGLDASGPRWAGLLTPQGKALFDFLLWADGDAVLIDCEASAAAALTRRLSMYRLRRAITIEAADGGVHWSSRHGAFADPRLPDLGFRWIGAAGGEAADAAWRAHRLAHGVTEGIGELGSDQTLWLECNARELNGVSFTKGCYVGQENTARMNYRAKVNRRLVVAPLGEPGDRTRASYPELGLMVELRRVEALGDAVRPTWLEAALAEATPVA
- a CDS encoding OmpA family protein, translated to MRKLAVIIALASTALATPALARDKSWYVGVEGGGMIVEDSKFDIGNVPSASTYKTKTGYDVDGVIGYDLGMFRLESEVAYKFAKGDDYRSSVNSPFVTTPGGFAGPGNYNSPHSHTSALSFMVNGLLDFGDDNGVQGFVGGGVGVARVSMAGVRAGNRAAILDDSDTVFAWQGIAGVRAPLSDHVDISLKYRFFNADNIKLVGVEGASYETRYRSHSLLGGLTYNFGEPAAPPPPPPPPPPPPPPEPTAPPPPPPVVCSPGPFIVFFEWDKSDITAEASSILDNAISQYQSCGNAQVMLAGFTDRSGTPKYNVGLSQRRADSVKAYLSAHSVPETVMTTQAFGEDPAHLRVQTADGVREVQNRRVEITYGPGSGN